A section of the Elizabethkingia anophelis R26 genome encodes:
- a CDS encoding beta-1,6-N-acetylglucosaminyltransferase codes for MKHAYLIIAHNEFSVLEQLIKALDDPRNDIYLHIDKKVKDFPEYKTRYSNLYILDNRIDVCWGDLSVVEAEYVLFEEAVNKGSYNYYHLLSGVDMPLKSQDEIHTFFNQYQGKEFIGFYQSPVEKEINRKVNKFHFFPKDFRTTSGMVSIIKRVIRFSGLKIQYILGYKRNKSINFKKGTQWVSITDQFVKYVLIKKKEVMKIYKNTFCSDEIFLQTLCWNSHFRNNLFNSGNEEKGCMRMIGWKEGVLHDWENKDYNILVESKFLFARKFNSKNMEVVNRILNQIL; via the coding sequence ATGAAACATGCATACCTTATAATTGCACATAATGAATTTTCGGTATTAGAGCAATTAATTAAAGCTTTAGATGACCCGAGAAATGATATTTATTTACATATTGATAAAAAAGTAAAAGATTTTCCTGAGTATAAAACACGTTATTCAAATCTGTATATATTAGATAATAGAATAGATGTTTGTTGGGGGGATTTATCAGTTGTTGAAGCTGAATATGTACTGTTTGAAGAAGCTGTGAATAAAGGATCATATAATTATTATCATTTATTATCAGGGGTTGATATGCCATTAAAATCGCAAGATGAAATACATACATTTTTTAATCAATACCAAGGGAAGGAATTTATTGGTTTTTACCAATCACCAGTGGAAAAAGAAATAAATCGTAAAGTTAATAAGTTCCACTTCTTTCCAAAAGATTTTAGAACTACTTCCGGAATGGTTTCTATTATAAAAAGAGTAATAAGATTTTCCGGATTGAAAATACAATATATATTAGGATATAAGAGAAATAAATCTATAAATTTTAAAAAAGGTACTCAGTGGGTAAGTATTACAGATCAATTTGTTAAATATGTTTTAATCAAGAAAAAGGAAGTAATGAAAATCTATAAAAATACTTTTTGTAGTGATGAAATTTTTCTACAAACCTTATGCTGGAATTCACACTTTAGAAATAACCTTTTTAATTCTGGAAATGAAGAAAAAGGCTGTATGCGTATGATTGGTTGGAAAGAAGGAGTATTACATGATTGGGAGAATAAAGACTATAATATCCTTGTAGAATCAAAATTTCTATTTGCGAGAAAATTCAACAGTAAGAATATGGAAGTGGTTAATCGTATCTTAAACCAGATATTATAA
- a CDS encoding glycosyltransferase family 2 protein: MQSLLPLVSIIMPVYNAEDTLYIAMDSILSQTYQNIELIIVNDCSKDDTLNRLYYYKDKIIDNNIDIKLISHETNKGVASARNTGLENASGQYVYYVDADDWIDDETIEILIKEQQKNDSDIVGCNWYLSFNQNERRMNQPVFTSSLEAIKKMTNGTMRWNLWLFMVRRSLYEEYSIRFLDGMNMGEDMMVMLKLFTHAEKVSYLDQALYHYGQSNEDSLTKTYSDQHRKEVTTNLYAVEKYLQESIYSKEIGDRISFLKLNIKLPLLISNKESDYKKWEEWFPEANSFVMKNTELPFRTRLLQWIAVKRQYWFLKLYYNIVIRYIYGIIYK, translated from the coding sequence ATGCAGTCATTACTACCTTTGGTTTCAATTATTATGCCTGTTTATAATGCAGAAGATACATTGTATATTGCAATGGATTCTATACTATCACAAACATATCAAAATATAGAGCTTATTATTGTTAATGATTGTAGTAAAGACGACACACTCAATAGGCTTTATTATTACAAGGATAAAATAATTGATAATAATATTGACATAAAATTAATTTCTCATGAGACAAATAAAGGAGTTGCTTCGGCTCGTAATACAGGTCTAGAAAATGCTTCAGGACAATATGTTTATTATGTTGATGCAGATGATTGGATAGATGATGAAACAATAGAGATATTAATAAAAGAACAGCAAAAAAATGATTCTGATATTGTGGGGTGTAACTGGTATCTTTCATTTAATCAAAATGAAAGAAGAATGAATCAGCCTGTATTTACAAGTTCATTAGAAGCTATAAAAAAAATGACAAATGGGACTATGCGTTGGAACCTTTGGCTTTTTATGGTTCGTCGCTCCTTATATGAAGAATACAGTATTCGTTTCTTAGATGGTATGAATATGGGTGAAGATATGATGGTGATGTTAAAACTATTTACACATGCAGAGAAAGTCTCTTATCTTGATCAGGCTTTATATCATTATGGGCAATCTAATGAGGATTCCTTAACCAAAACCTATTCCGATCAACATAGAAAAGAGGTGACCACAAATTTGTATGCTGTAGAGAAGTATTTACAAGAAAGTATATATTCCAAAGAAATTGGAGATAGAATTAGTTTTTTAAAATTAAATATCAAATTGCCATTACTGATTTCAAATAAAGAATCAGATTATAAAAAATGGGAGGAATGGTTCCCGGAAGCCAATTCATTCGTTATGAAAAATACAGAATTACCTTTTCGTACACGTTTATTGCAATGGATAGCAGTAAAGAGACAATATTGGTTTTTAAAACTATATTATAATATAGTGATTCGTTATATTTATGGTATTATTTACAAATAG
- a CDS encoding nucleotidyltransferase domain-containing protein produces the protein MMLEDKVAKAFFTLLRAGLWNKSIDAIDCFPMSKAEWEALFRISVQQTVEGIVFDGIQMLSSGLLPPRELHIKWLVRVEKIEQRNRWMNNILAEQVVFFSKENIQPILLKGQGLAICYVNPGRRVCGDIDWYFRTTDEFYKADKLLAKYGIVTEATAGYSSFYFWRDCEIDHHQKLFDIHNPFLSGYLQNLQKKEANFSIRTSIEKEEVILPSPLLQMLQVNAHILKHLLSFGIGIRQLCDAARLYKTYYGQVDGNTLKAVYTKLKIIKWINLLHVVLVKYTGLSEEYLPFPTEINKSADWMMEEIWKSGNFGFHDERYQKESSGKREGTKRRLWSSFIKYVPYAPMEALSFPLVHFYSGLVKK, from the coding sequence ATGATGTTAGAGGATAAAGTTGCTAAGGCTTTTTTCACGCTTTTGCGTGCAGGGCTCTGGAATAAATCTATAGATGCTATAGATTGTTTTCCTATGTCTAAAGCCGAATGGGAGGCTTTATTCCGTATATCTGTTCAACAAACAGTAGAAGGTATTGTATTCGACGGGATACAAATGTTAAGTTCAGGTCTGCTCCCTCCCCGTGAACTCCATATTAAATGGTTAGTACGGGTAGAAAAAATTGAACAAAGAAATCGGTGGATGAACAATATTCTTGCCGAACAGGTGGTTTTCTTTTCTAAAGAAAATATACAACCAATATTGTTAAAAGGCCAAGGGTTGGCCATTTGTTATGTGAACCCAGGCAGAAGAGTTTGTGGAGATATCGATTGGTATTTTCGGACAACTGATGAGTTTTATAAAGCAGATAAGCTGCTTGCAAAATATGGTATTGTAACAGAAGCTACAGCAGGATATAGTAGTTTTTATTTCTGGAGAGATTGTGAAATAGATCATCACCAGAAGTTATTTGATATCCATAATCCTTTTTTATCAGGATATCTACAAAATCTGCAAAAAAAGGAAGCTAATTTTAGTATCAGAACCAGTATAGAAAAAGAAGAGGTGATACTCCCTTCTCCCTTATTACAAATGCTGCAGGTAAATGCGCATATTCTGAAGCACCTTTTGTCATTTGGAATAGGAATTAGGCAATTATGTGATGCTGCAAGATTATATAAAACATATTATGGTCAGGTTGATGGAAATACTTTGAAAGCAGTATATACAAAGCTGAAAATAATAAAATGGATTAATTTGTTACATGTCGTTCTGGTAAAGTATACAGGTTTGTCCGAAGAATATTTACCTTTTCCGACAGAAATAAATAAATCTGCAGACTGGATGATGGAAGAGATATGGAAATCCGGAAATTTTGGATTTCATGATGAAAGGTATCAGAAAGAAAGCTCAGGGAAGAGAGAAGGGACCAAAAGAAGGCTATGGAGTAGTTTTATAAAATATGTTCCTTATGCACCGATGGAAGCATTAAGCTTTCCCTTAGTCCATTTTTATTCAGGCTTAGTAAAAAAATAG
- a CDS encoding acyltransferase family protein, translating into MNSYSFIAIIGILYILSITYCRSKYFPFTVQASSSLKGILSILIILSHINFHADLPVFLTITHWSGTKVALFFFISGYGLMASYQKKEENYLNNFLSKRIWNIIKPLLIITILFLVFNYLDTGVWIPNIFSDLLVKGNTPLPYSWFAYAIIIFYLLFYIVFRFSWQKEIKILLMFILIFGVTVLLWKVGYDRAWWVSNLAFPLGMIYQYKEKIIINISRTKFGNFLLVPICCFAAFLIAILKIDILYSFAYIFIALMVIVLISYVKMPQSFPFIFLGKISYETYLVHGAVLTLLRGQHIYIVNGYLYLLTAIIVTVLMSYFLNSVFSRK; encoded by the coding sequence ATGAATTCATATTCTTTTATTGCTATTATAGGAATTCTATATATACTTTCAATTACTTATTGCCGGAGCAAGTACTTTCCTTTTACAGTGCAGGCTTCTTCCAGTCTTAAAGGTATATTAAGTATATTAATAATTCTTTCTCATATAAATTTTCATGCAGACCTCCCTGTTTTTCTCACGATTACTCATTGGAGTGGGACAAAAGTTGCATTGTTTTTCTTTATATCAGGTTATGGTTTAATGGCATCATATCAGAAAAAAGAAGAAAATTACCTCAATAACTTTCTAAGTAAAAGGATATGGAATATCATAAAACCGTTATTAATTATAACGATTTTATTTTTAGTATTCAATTATTTGGATACCGGAGTATGGATTCCTAATATTTTTTCAGATTTATTAGTTAAAGGAAATACTCCATTGCCATATTCTTGGTTTGCTTATGCAATCATTATTTTCTATCTGCTTTTTTATATTGTTTTTAGATTTAGCTGGCAAAAAGAAATTAAAATTTTATTGATGTTTATCTTAATATTTGGAGTTACAGTCTTATTATGGAAAGTAGGTTATGATAGGGCTTGGTGGGTTTCAAATTTAGCTTTTCCTCTTGGTATGATATATCAATACAAAGAAAAAATTATAATCAATATATCAAGAACAAAATTTGGTAATTTTTTATTAGTTCCAATTTGTTGTTTTGCTGCATTTTTAATAGCAATATTAAAGATTGATATATTATATTCTTTTGCTTATATTTTTATTGCATTGATGGTAATTGTGTTAATTAGTTATGTGAAAATGCCTCAAAGTTTTCCTTTTATATTTTTAGGCAAGATTTCATATGAAACATATCTTGTACATGGTGCCGTATTGACCTTATTAAGAGGGCAGCATATTTATATTGTCAACGGATACCTGTATCTTTTAACAGCAATTATTGTAACGGTGCTTATGTCTTATTTCCTTAATTCTGTTTTTAGTCGCAAATGA
- a CDS encoding glycosyltransferase family 4 protein, producing MKIVYNILGTYNSGGMERVLANKVNYLAGRGYDITIITTDQQGRKPYFELDPRIECIDLGINYTENIDKGILKKILSYSKKQKNHRKKLENVLIGRKADITISMFDNDASFIYKIKDGSKKVLEIHFSRFKRLQYDRKGIWGIIDKYRSHKDLEIVKKYDRFIVLTHEDKGYWGDLSNIRVIPNANSFIPSEYTNLEAKNVIAVGRYDYQKGFDELISVWKNVYKLYPDWSLNIFGQGPLKKELQNQINKLGLSEVVHLCPPVKNIEKEYLNSSVLAMTSRYEGLPMALLEAQVCGLPMVAYSCKCGPKDIIHNNINGYLINEGDQKSMAEKLIRIINDPILRKEMGAESLRLSGNYTQDQIMKQWLELFKQVIRN from the coding sequence ATGAAAATAGTATATAATATTCTCGGTACATATAATTCCGGAGGTATGGAGCGTGTATTGGCTAATAAAGTAAATTATTTAGCAGGAAGAGGATATGATATAACAATTATTACAACAGATCAACAAGGAAGAAAACCTTATTTTGAATTAGACCCTCGTATTGAGTGTATAGATTTAGGAATAAATTACACCGAAAATATTGATAAAGGAATATTAAAAAAAATATTATCATATTCTAAAAAGCAGAAAAATCACAGAAAAAAATTAGAGAATGTATTAATTGGACGCAAAGCAGATATTACGATTTCTATGTTTGATAATGATGCATCTTTTATATATAAAATAAAAGATGGAAGTAAAAAAGTTTTGGAAATTCATTTTTCTCGTTTTAAGAGGCTTCAATATGATCGTAAAGGAATCTGGGGTATAATAGATAAATACAGAAGTCATAAAGATCTGGAAATAGTAAAGAAGTATGATAGATTTATTGTACTCACGCATGAAGATAAAGGTTACTGGGGTGATTTATCAAATATTAGAGTAATTCCTAATGCTAATAGTTTTATTCCTTCAGAATATACAAATCTGGAAGCTAAAAATGTTATAGCAGTTGGAAGGTACGATTATCAGAAGGGATTTGATGAATTAATTTCTGTATGGAAAAATGTTTATAAGCTATACCCAGATTGGTCTCTGAATATTTTTGGGCAAGGCCCATTAAAAAAAGAATTGCAAAATCAAATTAATAAACTAGGACTTTCTGAAGTTGTTCATTTATGTCCACCAGTGAAAAATATTGAAAAGGAATATTTAAATAGCTCTGTTTTAGCAATGACATCTCGTTATGAAGGACTTCCTATGGCATTACTTGAAGCACAGGTTTGTGGACTTCCTATGGTAGCTTATTCATGCAAATGTGGTCCTAAAGATATTATTCATAATAATATTAATGGTTATCTTATTAATGAAGGAGATCAAAAGAGTATGGCAGAGAAACTAATCCGCATAATAAATGACCCTATATTAAGAAAAGAGATGGGAGCAGAATCTCTTAGGCTTTCAGGTAATTATACACAAGATCAAATCATGAAGCAATGGTTGGAACTATTTAAACAGGTAATAAGAAATTAA
- a CDS encoding glycosyltransferase: MKVLQLGKFYPIRGGVEKVMYDLMLGLSQEKVYCDMLCASTEDYPAGIININPYAKLIVEATKVKLAATMLAPSLIIKLRKIAKDYDIIHIHHPDPMASLALLLSGYKGKVILHWHSDILKQKILLKLYKPLQDWLIKRANVIVGTTPVYVKESPFLNQVQHKIDYIPIGVEPLVADKGKAEKLKQKYKNKHIVFSLGRLVEYKGYEYLIKAAQHLDENYQIIIGGKGQLMESLTSLIAELGIQDRVTLLGFVADDDIPDYFEVCDMFCLSSIWKTEAFAIVQIEAMSCGKPIVCTHIPASGVSWVNQNEVSGLVVEAEDEVALANAIKRIGTDANLQKKLSEGSKKRYEEYFTRKKMTEKCLDIYRDVLK; the protein is encoded by the coding sequence ATGAAAGTATTACAATTAGGAAAATTTTACCCTATTAGAGGGGGGGTGGAAAAGGTAATGTATGATTTGATGTTAGGACTTTCCCAAGAAAAGGTATATTGTGATATGCTTTGTGCTTCTACAGAGGATTATCCTGCAGGCATAATTAATATCAATCCATATGCTAAATTGATTGTAGAAGCTACAAAAGTAAAGTTAGCAGCAACAATGTTAGCACCAAGTTTAATTATCAAGCTTCGCAAGATCGCAAAGGATTATGATATCATCCATATTCACCATCCCGATCCAATGGCTAGCTTAGCATTGTTACTTTCAGGTTATAAAGGGAAGGTAATACTTCATTGGCATAGTGATATCCTGAAACAAAAGATATTATTGAAGCTGTATAAGCCGTTACAAGATTGGTTAATCAAAAGAGCCAATGTAATTGTGGGAACAACTCCTGTATATGTTAAAGAATCTCCTTTCTTAAATCAGGTTCAACATAAAATAGATTATATCCCGATTGGTGTGGAACCTTTAGTGGCTGATAAAGGAAAAGCAGAGAAATTAAAACAAAAATATAAAAATAAGCATATAGTATTTTCACTAGGCAGACTTGTAGAGTATAAAGGTTATGAATACCTTATTAAAGCCGCTCAGCATTTGGATGAAAATTATCAGATTATTATAGGGGGAAAAGGACAGCTAATGGAATCTCTTACAAGTTTGATTGCAGAGTTAGGAATTCAGGATAGAGTAACATTATTAGGTTTTGTGGCGGATGATGATATACCTGATTATTTTGAAGTATGTGATATGTTTTGTCTGAGTTCTATATGGAAAACTGAAGCTTTTGCAATTGTGCAAATTGAAGCTATGTCTTGTGGGAAACCTATTGTTTGTACACATATACCAGCTTCAGGAGTTAGTTGGGTAAACCAGAATGAAGTTTCTGGGTTAGTTGTTGAAGCAGAAGATGAGGTGGCGCTAGCAAATGCTATTAAGCGTATAGGTACAGATGCAAATCTTCAGAAGAAATTGTCAGAGGGGAGTAAAAAGCGTTATGAAGAATATTTTACCCGAAAAAAAATGACAGAAAAGTGCTTGGATATTTATAGAGATGTATTAAAATAA
- a CDS encoding beta-1,6-N-acetylglucosaminyltransferase, with amino-acid sequence MMKERHAYLILAHTDFMVLKELVGVLDDYRNDIYIHFDRKVIDPPILEAKYSKLLMLEDRVDVRWGDISMLYAEYNLFETAYKADNYSYFHLISGNHFPLFNQDYLHDFFARCEKNILMKMETSEKEIDLKFRKYNFFIKNFNSKNIRKKIIVQFFWHVLIKLQYIVGIKRNKDKQYYKASQWLSLKKDIMELVIKNKSNILKNYIYTLCSDEFFIPTLLENLVNRKSILYYDQLLKCEFVGPNTKTYAISDFNELIESKCLFVRKIDDNNMGLISKIRSNYGVNHNHKSNE; translated from the coding sequence ATGATGAAAGAAAGACATGCTTATTTGATACTAGCGCATACTGATTTTATGGTGCTAAAAGAATTAGTTGGGGTTCTGGATGATTATCGAAATGATATTTATATTCATTTTGATAGAAAAGTTATAGATCCGCCAATATTAGAAGCAAAATATTCTAAACTATTAATGCTTGAAGATAGAGTTGATGTTAGATGGGGGGATATTTCGATGTTATATGCAGAGTATAATTTATTTGAAACAGCATACAAAGCAGATAATTATTCCTATTTTCATCTTATATCTGGTAATCATTTTCCCCTTTTTAATCAGGATTACTTACATGATTTTTTTGCGAGGTGTGAAAAAAATATTTTAATGAAAATGGAAACAAGTGAGAAGGAAATTGATCTTAAATTTCGTAAGTATAATTTTTTTATAAAGAATTTCAACTCCAAAAACATTAGAAAGAAAATTATTGTACAGTTTTTTTGGCATGTGCTAATAAAATTACAATATATAGTGGGGATTAAAAGGAATAAGGATAAACAATACTATAAGGCTTCACAATGGCTTAGCTTGAAAAAAGATATAATGGAACTTGTAATAAAAAACAAGAGTAATATACTGAAAAACTACATTTATACCTTGTGCAGCGATGAATTTTTTATTCCGACTTTATTAGAAAATTTGGTTAATAGAAAAAGTATATTATACTATGATCAATTATTAAAATGTGAGTTTGTTGGTCCGAATACTAAAACATATGCTATTTCAGATTTTAATGAATTGATTGAATCGAAATGCCTGTTTGTTCGTAAAATTGATGATAATAATATGGGACTTATTTCAAAAATTAGATCCAATTATGGAGTAAATCATAATCACAAATCAAATGAATAA
- a CDS encoding PqqD family protein has translation MKLREDLMLRHLGDEYVIIDPEQDMVDMSKVYTLNETAAFLWKELQGKEFNVETVTEVLLNYYNVEYAVAEKDAQRLVHDFEKQGLLTD, from the coding sequence ATGAAATTAAGGGAGGATTTAATGTTGCGACATTTAGGTGATGAATACGTTATCATCGATCCGGAACAGGATATGGTAGATATGTCTAAGGTATATACGTTGAATGAAACAGCTGCTTTTTTGTGGAAAGAACTTCAGGGTAAAGAGTTCAATGTTGAAACCGTAACAGAGGTATTATTAAATTATTATAATGTTGAATATGCGGTAGCTGAGAAAGATGCTCAAAGGCTTGTTCATGATTTTGAGAAACAGGGATTGTTAACTGATTAG
- a CDS encoding S24 family peptidase, producing the protein MEKKILSKRIIPNDLFFEQVKERLNAGQKVKIPVAGKSMEPFLQNGDLVVLKKFEEKDLINGKIVLAYFNNAYVLHRIVKIKKGLVTLAGDGNIQQVEIISNKDILAVVVSAYRGENELNINTLLGQIWYKLRIVRAVYNKIFGIK; encoded by the coding sequence ATGGAGAAAAAGATCCTTAGTAAAAGAATAATTCCAAATGATCTCTTCTTTGAACAGGTAAAAGAAAGATTAAACGCTGGTCAGAAAGTAAAAATTCCTGTAGCGGGGAAAAGTATGGAACCATTTTTGCAAAACGGGGATTTGGTTGTATTAAAGAAATTTGAAGAGAAGGATTTAATTAATGGGAAAATTGTACTGGCTTATTTTAATAACGCTTATGTACTACACAGGATTGTGAAAATTAAAAAAGGACTTGTCACACTCGCAGGTGATGGTAATATACAACAGGTAGAAATAATCTCTAATAAGGATATATTGGCAGTTGTTGTCAGTGCATACAGGGGAGAAAATGAATTAAATATTAATACATTATTAGGACAGATCTGGTATAAATTACGTATAGTCAGAGCTGTTTATAATAAAATATTTGGAATAAAATAA
- a CDS encoding glycosyltransferase gives MKKIIVISAVNLVEAGTLAILRNCLEYLSKLAKEQEYRIVAIVYKKELVDFPNIEYIETQWPKKRWVNRLWYEYITMKKISRELTPVELWFSLHDTTPSVIARKRAVYCHNSFSFYKWKLHDLFFAPKIALFAIFTKYIYKTNIHKNNYLVVQQEWFRQAMSKMFNFNPKQIIIAPPNFERSEIISLKMDGSEVYTFIYAASPNSHKNFEIICKAVDVLENQYNIKNFKVYITIKGDENKYARWLYEKWGKLGCLDFIGFVDKKELSIYYTKSNCLIFSSKVETWGLPISEFLEYNKSMLLADLPYAHETSMGGKHVAFFNPDDIKDLSKKMMNLIQNNFSDMQPVPKKELTEPVASGWDDLFKILLK, from the coding sequence ATGAAGAAGATCATTGTAATATCTGCGGTTAATCTGGTTGAAGCAGGAACTTTAGCCATACTTCGAAATTGCTTAGAATATTTATCAAAACTGGCAAAAGAGCAGGAATATCGAATTGTGGCTATTGTTTATAAAAAGGAATTAGTTGATTTTCCTAATATTGAATATATTGAGACCCAATGGCCGAAGAAGCGTTGGGTAAATCGTCTGTGGTATGAATATATAACTATGAAAAAAATATCCAGAGAACTTACTCCTGTGGAATTATGGTTTTCATTACATGATACCACTCCTTCTGTAATAGCAAGAAAAAGAGCTGTTTATTGTCATAATTCATTTTCATTTTATAAATGGAAACTACACGATTTGTTCTTTGCTCCTAAGATTGCATTGTTTGCCATATTTACCAAATATATTTATAAAACCAATATTCATAAGAATAATTATTTAGTAGTACAGCAGGAGTGGTTCCGACAAGCTATGAGCAAAATGTTTAATTTTAATCCAAAACAAATAATTATAGCACCACCAAATTTTGAAAGGTCAGAGATAATATCCCTAAAAATGGATGGTTCTGAAGTGTATACTTTTATCTATGCAGCATCACCTAATAGTCATAAAAATTTTGAGATTATTTGTAAGGCAGTGGATGTTTTGGAGAACCAATATAATATTAAAAACTTTAAGGTCTATATAACAATAAAAGGAGATGAAAATAAATACGCTCGTTGGTTATATGAAAAGTGGGGTAAACTTGGTTGTCTTGATTTTATAGGATTCGTAGATAAAAAAGAATTGTCCATTTATTATACCAAAAGTAATTGTCTGATATTTTCCTCTAAGGTTGAAACATGGGGATTACCAATTTCAGAGTTTTTAGAATATAATAAATCAATGTTACTTGCAGACTTGCCTTATGCACATGAAACGTCTATGGGAGGGAAACATGTGGCCTTTTTTAATCCCGATGATATTAAAGATTTATCAAAAAAAATGATGAATCTTATACAAAATAATTTTTCAGATATGCAACCTGTACCCAAAAAAGAATTGACAGAACCTGTTGCATCAGGATGGGATGATTTATTTAAAATATTATTAAAATAA
- a CDS encoding glycosyltransferase family 8 protein: MNNTKNNIPIVFCFDDNLIMPAGICISSLLENAKPSTFYDIYILHNEGCKYPKSGYLERLFSQFVNFKINYRNVGDAFRDAFEIRGITVSAYYRLLIPEIIPEYKTIFYFDVDIIFRNDLSEFYESCDLTGYYIGGVSTPYSDISDYIESVMNTRPDQYICSGTLLINSKLIREDQVIHQFKNAATKNWKYQDQDIINIVCKDKIKFLQPWFGVIGTISEIISDTRQIYYSKEEVEFAIQYGTIHYNGAKPWRQFCYNFDIWWEYYRRSVYFDSKFYFDFYHSKQSDLDTLTLSKRIKLLAKYFFKGRKKALYES, from the coding sequence ATGAATAATACAAAAAATAATATTCCAATAGTATTTTGTTTTGATGATAATTTAATAATGCCTGCGGGTATTTGTATTTCATCATTACTGGAAAATGCGAAACCTTCTACATTTTATGATATTTATATCCTTCATAATGAGGGGTGTAAATATCCTAAGAGTGGTTATTTAGAAAGATTGTTTTCACAGTTTGTTAATTTTAAAATTAATTATCGAAATGTGGGTGATGCATTTCGGGATGCCTTTGAAATTAGAGGTATAACTGTATCAGCTTATTATCGCTTATTAATTCCGGAAATAATTCCGGAATATAAAACGATATTTTATTTTGATGTTGATATTATTTTTAGAAACGATTTATCTGAGTTTTATGAGAGTTGTGACCTTACAGGTTATTATATTGGTGGTGTATCGACCCCTTACTCAGATATTTCAGATTATATTGAATCAGTTATGAATACGAGACCTGATCAATATATTTGTTCTGGAACACTTTTAATTAATTCAAAGCTAATTAGAGAAGATCAGGTAATTCATCAGTTTAAAAATGCTGCAACAAAGAACTGGAAGTATCAAGATCAAGACATTATAAATATAGTTTGTAAAGATAAAATTAAATTTTTACAACCATGGTTTGGTGTTATAGGGACTATAAGTGAAATTATTTCGGATACAAGACAAATATATTATTCCAAAGAGGAAGTTGAATTTGCTATTCAATATGGAACGATTCATTATAATGGGGCAAAGCCATGGCGACAGTTTTGTTATAATTTTGATATCTGGTGGGAATACTATAGGCGGTCTGTGTATTTTGATTCTAAATTTTATTTTGATTTTTACCATTCAAAACAATCTGATTTAGATACTCTTACCCTATCAAAGCGTATTAAACTTTTGGCAAAATATTTTTTTAAAGGGAGAAAGAAAGCTTTGTATGAAAGCTGA